The DNA sequence CTGCGGCAATTCAGCGTCGTGCCCGCGCCCCGCCCGAAATAAAATTTACGCTGACCGCCCAGGCCATTTGATTCCAAACGCTGGCCGGTAAGACAGTTCAGGGTAAATCCTGATACCACGACGGCGCCTCTATCGCTTTTTTCCGCCGCGATGGCATATGGTTGGGCTGGAACAAAATCGTGATAGAACTCCGGCTGCCCGGTCGGAGGCGGGGGCGGAGACGGGCATGCCATTGCCCGGTAGTCATAACTGATCTTTGTCATGGGCCCGGCAAAATGCGGATCATCCGCGCGCTTCAGCACAGGGAAGGGAGCGCCTTCTCCCGTCAGTATGGAGCACGGCTCGGTCCCAGCTCCATAACAGTTCCCGTAGGTGTAGAACGCGGTGGCCGTTTGGCCTGGCATCGGGTCGTTTTCATAAGTCACCGTCGCCAGCACGAAAAAGCCGCTCGCCATGGTATAGGCGTAGGTTACGTGCTGGGTGCCGGCGGTATTGCCCGTGTCGACACCCGAAATTGCCCAGCCCCCACCGGGGTAAAAGTCCCAATGCAGATACAGGGATCGGCCGCCATCCTGGTCCACGTGATCGAGATGTCCATTCGCGTCGTAATGAAGGGTGGTGCGAAAACCGTGCGGGTCGTACACCTCGGTTGCATTATAGACTCCCGGCCCGCCAGTGAAATGAACCGAACCCCCGTCCGCGCGGGCCAGCCAGAAGTCCGAGCCGTCGGGGGCCATTTTGGTGATGTGGTCATGAACGCCAAGCCCGCCGTTGGGCCAGGCCGCCGTGATCTCTGCCCCCGAATAAGGCGGACCGTAAGGCGAACTGGATCCAGGATGCCCGCTACAGTTCCACGATGCAGGTTCGCAGCGAATAACCTGGTACTTCGAAGTATGGCCATCCGGGAACGTAATGGTAATAGACGTTTTTCGGACGGGAGTCTCATGGTCTGTGCCCGGGATCGGCACCCCGCCTTCCTGGCCTTCGACCGCGGTCCATTTCCAGGAATGCGACCAACCGGACATGCCGAAGTCCAGGGGCCAATCGGCATCATCGTTGTCATAATCATTGTGGGTCGAATTCCAGTAGCGGGTGAAATCGAGCCCATATTCGCCCAAGGCGCCGGGAACGTGGAGATCGTTTACTACTCGGGTGGCGTTGCCGCTATGAGCGTCATAACTGCCTCCGGTTTCAATCTGCCCTTTGAGCGCTCCCGCATTTCCCGATGGATTGTCCTCGGCGGTCAGCACATTTTGACTCACGACGAAGACGCTCAACATCAAAGCAAGACCAAATTGGGCTCTCATGGCAGGCTTGCCCCTTCCATTTCTTCCACTTTCTCGAGCGACGCGCGCACCACCGGCAGGACCGTCTTGATTCCCTCGCAGTAAAAAATGATGTGGCTCCGCGTGAAATCTTCAGGGACCTGCGCGAGGAAGAGGCATTCGCCGGTTCCTGAAATGGTCATCTGCGACATCGGAGGATTGAGCGTGATCCCCCGGCTCGGCTTGACGTAAACCGTCTTACCGGCCGCAGCCGGGTCGAATTGGACGCGCAACCATACCGGCTCGGTGCCCGTCACATAGGCCACGTCCAACTTGTTGAATTGGCGCGGCGGGACTTGCGGCGACTCCGAGCCGGCGCGCCACACTTCAACACTAGGCTGAGCCAAAACCAATTCCGCCGGGTCAGGTGCTGGAAGCGGAATTTCAGTCACCGGCGGCGGCGGCGGAGCGATTGGCGTTTCCAATTGTTCTGGCGGAATGACTGCCTCCACACTCCCGCCGCTTATGTCGTCCCCGCCCTTGGGCGTGAGCGATTCCCACTGCAGTTGCGGCGGTGGCGGCAATGTGTCCGGGTCAGGCGGATCCGGCGGGAGAATCGCGGGGGGGGAAAGCGGCGGAATCAGCGGTTCCTGACCCAGCACATGTTCAGGCCATAGGAAAAGAAAGATCGCAAAGAGAAAGAAACCGGAGTGAATGAGTTTTGTCATAGGAGTCACCGATTGGTTGGGTTGCAATTATCCTGAGGGGTGACTCGGGGGAGACCGATTGGCGGAGGGGCAATTGAGCCGGCCCGATGAAGGGCAACATCAATCTAAAGCCAGAACTAATCCCGGGGGCGGGAGGGTTCATGGCGGCGAGTTAGACAGATTCAAAGAGACGGCTGCAAGCCTTTTCGATTAGTTCGAGGAGATATCGCGTTCAAGGCAACCACGTCGAGGCCATCAAAGGGCGTTGCATGTCCGCTCAATGCTCGTGATTTCGGCCCTAACGAGTGGCCGTGGGGGATGGCGTCGCAGTTTTTTTCCTGGTGGCGATCCACGCCTTGACCTTGGTCTCGAGGACGTCGAGCGGGACGGCGCCCGAGAGCAGCACGGCATCGTGAAACTCGCGCACGTCAAAAGATTCGCCGATCTCCTGCCGGGCCAGATTCCGCAGCTCTTTGATCTTTAGTTCGCCGATTTTGTAGGCGAGAGCCTGGCCGGGCATCGAGATGTAACGGTCGATCTCGTTGACGATGTCGTTCTCGGCCTTGGGCGCATTGTCCATGAAGTAGTTGATCGCCCGCTGGCGATCCCATTTCATGTGATGCATTCCGGTATCGACGACGAGGCGGACAGCGCGCCACATTTCGTAAGTAAGCTGGCCGAACTTCGAATAGGGATCGTCATACAGTCCCATGTCCTGACCAAGCGATTCGGCGTACAGGCCCCAGCCCTCCACGAAAGCAGTGTAGCCGCCGTAACGCCGGAATTTTGGGATATCGCCGAGCTCCTGGGCGAGGGCGATTTGCAGGTGATGTCCCGGAACGGATTCGTGGAGGGAGAGCGCCATCATCTCCCATTTTGGCCGCGTCTCGGGTTTGTAGAGATTAACGAAATAAAGCCCCGCTCGCGAGCCATCCGCCGCGGGCTGGTTGTAATAGGCGGTTGTCGTATCCGGCGCGATCTTATCAGGAATGGGCGTCACGCCGTAGGGAGTGCGTGGAAGCGTCTTGGAAACCTTGACCAGGTTCGGATCGATGCGCTTCGCCAGCGCCCGATACGCCTCCAGCAATTCATCCGGGGTCTTGTAAAAAAACTGCGGATCGGTTCGCAGCTTGGTGAAGAATTCCGGCAGCGTTCCTTTGAATCCCACCTTCTCCTTGATCGCCTCCATCTCGGCTTTGATCCGGGCCACTTCGGAGAGTCCTTTCTCGTGAATCTGCTCCGGGGTCAGGGCAGTCGTGGTGTGGCGTCGCGCGAGAAAGGCATAGAACTCGGCGCCCTGCGGCATTTGCCAGACTCCGACCTGGTCGAAGGCCGCGGGCAGATATTCATCGACGAAATATTTTTTGAGCTTTTGAAACGAAGGCAGCACGTCCGAGGTGATTGCGGCCTGGGCTGCTTTCACCAGGCGCTCGCGATCCGCGGGTGAAATCTCGTCCGGGAACTTTTTGAACGGCTTGAAAAAGGGGCTCTCCTCCGGCTTTGAGACAAGCTGCTTGTCGATCTGGGCCGGGACTCGTTCCAACACGATCTTGGGCCAGATGACGTGACTGCGCGCTCCTTCCCGCATGAGCGCGATGTTCTGGTCCATCAAACCGGAAAAGGCTTTCAGCCGCGCGATCCAATCTTCGTAATCCTTGACCGTCTCAAAACGGAGCCGGTCGCCGAGCTCGTCCAGGGTCTGGATGCCACCGCGCTGATTGATGGGCATCAAATAGGTCTTGAACTTGAAGCCTTCGATGTCGGTCTCGAGGTCTTTTTGGAAGAGGTCGTAATTCAGCTGATCCGCGGCGGAGAGTTTTGCGCGATCGAATTTCTTTAGGCGCGTCAGGGTGTCGGCGGCATGTTCTTCCCGCTTTCGGATCGCCTCGAGATTCTGGTCGCCCCAGCGATCGTTCCACCGGCGATCGCCCATCGACGAAGCGCGCGCCGGACTTTGCTCCATCTCGTAGTTCCACTCCGCTTCAAAAAAGACGTTAAGCGATTTAGCCGCCTCGGCGTGGTCGTTGTTGCTTTGCGCGCCGGCGGCCTGGCAAAGTTGCAACCCAGCGCAGGCGACGGGCGTGATGAGAAGTTTGGTCAAGTGCACGGAAGTTTTGGTTTGAATCGCATGCCACGGCGAGCGCGGCATTATTAGTACGACATCAAGAAAAGAACAATCAGCAATGAAATTCTTTCGAGACGAATCTCCGCTGCCTGATCGCCGTCGCTTTGACCTGCGCCTTGCAACAAGTCGCGCACGAACTGACTCTGACCCGGAACACCCGCGCTGCCAATCGGAACGGGTGTTGAGCGCAGCTACATGGAGCCCTGTTCTCGGCGGCCGCGTAATCTGGCCGCAGATCACCGACTAGAGAGACGGACTTAGTTCACGTTGTAGATCTCAACCAAACCGATCCCCGAGCCGCCGTTCTTTCCAGCCACGATGGCGGTAAAGGCACCGACCGGCAATGAGACGAAGATTCCAGACTCCTTTGGGGCTTGCGGAGCCAGGCCGCGGGCGCTCAACTGGGCCGCTTGACCCGGGTCGTCCTGCCAATCGTCGTTCGAGATCAAGAGAGCGCCGTTGCTATCGCGCAACTCAAGGGTAGGATCGGCCAGCAGGGGACTGAGACCGAATGGGGCCAGCGAGGGTCCGATCCCGCGCACGATTATCCCGGTGTTCTGGGTAGTTCCTCCCAAGATGAATCCGCCGATCATGACATTGTTCCCGGTCTGCACGAAGCCGCGCGTGGCGATGTTGCCGAGGATGGATCCGCCCGTTAGGTCTAAATCGTAAACTTCCACGATCCCTACGCCAGTCCCGGCGCTTACGCCTTCCACAATGGCCGTGTAGCTACCCGGCGGTACGGTGGCGATAATCGCGGACTCGAGTGGATCGGTCGGAGCTAGTCCGCTGCTTTGAATCGCCGCGACTTGGTCTAAGGTAATCACGCCGCCGATTTGCGTTGTCTGCCAATCATTGTTCCTCGCAATGGTGTTAGTGGTGTCGTGGAGCTCCAGCCGCGGGTTAGCCAGCGCATTCGGAACTCCGAATTGGGTCAAGGAGGGACCTCCTGCTCGGATGAGCACCTGCTTCGGCGCGCTTCCCTGAATAATGAAACCGGCGATCATCACCCTGCCACCGGTCCCCACTTGCAGCCGGCTCGAGATGTTACCCAACTGGCCAATGGGGGGTGACGGTGTTGCTGTAGCAGTCGGCGTCGGGGTTGGAGTCGGTGTGGGAGTCGCTGAAGGTACGGGGGTAGCAGTTGGGGTAGCTGTGGGGATTGCCGTCGGCGTTGATGTCGGGCTCGGTGTTGGTGTGTGTGTGGGGGTTGGAGTTGACGTTGGTGATGGTGTCGGCGTTGGCGTTGGTGTGACGGCCGGTGTCGGTGTTGGTGTCGCTGTCGCTGTCGGGGTTGGCGTTGGTGTCGGGGTCGGTATGGGGATGGGCGTTGGTGTCGGTGTCGGTGTCGGTGTTGCTGGTGTTGGTGTTGGTGTTGGTGTTGGTGTTGGTGTTGGTGTTGGTGTTGGTGTTGGTGTTGGTGTTGGTGTTGGTGTTGGTGTTGGTGTTGGTGTTGGTGTTGGTGTTGGTGTTGGTGTTGGTGTTGATGTTACCCCGTTGCAGTGGTAATCCACCGCGTCGATGCCGATGTAATCCGAGTTGGCACCACTAGGTCCGCCGTTTTCCACAAAGTATCGGAAGGCAAGCCGGCCTGTTACGGGCCCGCCAAGTCCGCTCATCGTCACGACGAAATTAGTCCACCCGGTTGGATACCCAGTCGTCGCATAGGTCGGATTGACGTCGAGCAGGAGCGTCGTAAAGTCACCTACGCTCGTGGCCGTGGTCCCCACATTCGAGCTGGTGCCGTTGGTGCTCATGCGCACTTGAAGACGGTCTGGGAATATGCCGTCCGTCGTCCGGGTCCAGAAGGCCAACTGAGCGCCGTTCTGCAAGGTGACGGGTGGAGTCAACAGCCAGTTGCTGATCGTGTTGGTGCCCATGGTGTTGTTAAAGTCGGCGGTAATGTAGGAGTCGGGAGCGCCCGACTGAGACGGGAACACTGCCGAATTGCCTTGGAACCAGCCCGTGCTTCCCACCGGGCTGCTGTTGTTCTGCATGACCCAGCCGCCCGGAACCAACGTCGTGCTGGTGTCAAACCCTTCCGTCAGGTTACACACCGTGGGAGCCGGCGTTACCGTTGGCGTTACCGTCGAGGTTGGCGTTGGCGTTGGTATTCCCCCATTGCAGGAGTACTGCACCGCGTCAATGCCGATGTAATCCGAGTTGGCGCCGTCTGGTCCGCCGCTCTCGACAAAGTAGCGGAAGGCAACCCGGCCCTGTGCCGGGCCACCAAGCCCGCTGACCGTCACGGTGAAATTAGTCCACCCAGTGGGATAGCCAGTCGTCGTATAGGTCGGATTGATGTCGAGCAGGAGAGTCGTAAAGTCACCTACGCTGGTGGCCGTGTTCCCCACGTTCGAGCTGGTGCCGTTGGTGCTCATGCGCACTTGGAGACGGTCTGGGAAGGTGCCGTCCGTCGTCCGAGTCCAGAAGCTGAACTGGCCACCGTTCTGCAAGGTCAACGGTGGAGTCAACAACCAGTTGCTGATCGTGCCGGTGTCCGTGGTGTTATTAAAGTCGGCGGCAATGTAGGAGTCGGGAGCGCCCCACTGGGACGGGAACAGGATCGAATTGCCTTGGAACCAGCCGGTGGTTCCCACCGAGCTGCTGTTGTTCCGCATGACCCAGCCGCCTGGAGCCAACGTCGTGATGGCGTCAAACCCGTCCGTTAGGTTACACACCGTGGGAGGCGGCGTTACCGTCGGCGTTACCGTTGGCGTCGGCGTTGGAGTCGGCGTTGGTAGTCCCGCGTTGCAGGAGTACTGCACCGCGTCAATACCGATGTAATCTGAGTTCGGGCTGGCGGATCCGCCGCTTTCGACAAAGTAGCGGAAGGCAAGCCGGCCTGTGATTGGCAAACCAAGCCCGCTGACTGTCACGGTGAAATTAGTCCACCCAGTTGGATAGCCAGTCGTCGAATAGGTCGGATTGATGTCGAGCAGGAGGGCCCCATTGCCAGTTCCCCCCTCGGGGATGGTCCCAAAATCACCTACGCTGGTGGCCGTGGTCCCCACGTTCGAGCTGGTGCCGTTGGTGCTCATGCGCACCTGGAGACGGTCTGGGAATATGCCGTTCGTCGTCCGAGTCCAGAAGCTGAACTGGGCACCGTTCTGCAAGGTCAACGGTGGAGTCAACAGCCAGTTGCTGATCGTGCCGGTGTCCATGGTGTTGTTAAGGTTGGCGGCAATGTAGGAGTCGGGAGCACCCGACTGAGACGGGAACAGGGTCGAATTGCCTTTGAACCATCCAGTGGTTCCTATCGGGCTGCTGTTGTTCCGCATGACCCAGCCGCCCGGAACCAACGTCGTGACGGCGTC is a window from the Chthoniobacterales bacterium genome containing:
- a CDS encoding DUF885 domain-containing protein; the protein is MHLTKLLITPVACAGLQLCQAAGAQSNNDHAEAAKSLNVFFEAEWNYEMEQSPARASSMGDRRWNDRWGDQNLEAIRKREEHAADTLTRLKKFDRAKLSAADQLNYDLFQKDLETDIEGFKFKTYLMPINQRGGIQTLDELGDRLRFETVKDYEDWIARLKAFSGLMDQNIALMREGARSHVIWPKIVLERVPAQIDKQLVSKPEESPFFKPFKKFPDEISPADRERLVKAAQAAITSDVLPSFQKLKKYFVDEYLPAAFDQVGVWQMPQGAEFYAFLARRHTTTALTPEQIHEKGLSEVARIKAEMEAIKEKVGFKGTLPEFFTKLRTDPQFFYKTPDELLEAYRALAKRIDPNLVKVSKTLPRTPYGVTPIPDKIAPDTTTAYYNQPAADGSRAGLYFVNLYKPETRPKWEMMALSLHESVPGHHLQIALAQELGDIPKFRRYGGYTAFVEGWGLYAESLGQDMGLYDDPYSKFGQLTYEMWRAVRLVVDTGMHHMKWDRQRAINYFMDNAPKAENDIVNEIDRYISMPGQALAYKIGELKIKELRNLARQEIGESFDVREFHDAVLLSGAVPLDVLETKVKAWIATRKKTATPSPTATR
- a CDS encoding choice-of-anchor J domain-containing protein, which encodes MKNLFSLFFFSTVAVAYADFSIQLDAGRLRINASLPLSHIDNTSPSNGGSLLLVIAANGDGGFDNSIASGNYVAGNDLVLAAGGFSTSGGTDETITFFYVSTNNLTLPANDRIALRWFPQITFQDYKNGVTPSTGQTFGTYNPRTSNPPNASDDPDGGDPWLVPLGGLIYLNFFTTGSDLGGTQSPGEGFAQFVIGTGPSPTPPQPPTPTPTLTPTATPTPTPPTPTPTPTPTLTPTATATPPPAVCNLTEGFDAVTTLVPGGWVMRNNSSPIGTTGWFKGNSTLFPSQSGAPDSYIAANLNNTMDTGTISNWLLTPPLTLQNGAQFSFWTRTTNGIFPDRLQVRMSTNGTSSNVGTTATSVGDFGTIPEGGTGNGALLLDINPTYSTTGYPTGWTNFTVTVSGLGLPITGRLAFRYFVESGGSASPNSDYIGIDAVQYSCNAGLPTPTPTPTPTVTPTVTPPPTVCNLTDGFDAITTLAPGGWVMRNNSSSVGTTGWFQGNSILFPSQWGAPDSYIAADFNNTTDTGTISNWLLTPPLTLQNGGQFSFWTRTTDGTFPDRLQVRMSTNGTSSNVGNTATSVGDFTTLLLDINPTYTTTGYPTGWTNFTVTVSGLGGPAQGRVAFRYFVESGGPDGANSDYIGIDAVQYSCNGGIPTPTPTSTVTPTVTPAPTVCNLTEGFDTSTTLVPGGWVMQNNSSPVGSTGWFQGNSAVFPSQSGAPDSYITADFNNTMGTNTISNWLLTPPVTLQNGAQLAFWTRTTDGIFPDRLQVRMSTNGTSSNVGTTATSVGDFTTLLLDVNPTYATTGYPTGWTNFVVTMSGLGGPVTGRLAFRYFVENGGPSGANSDYIGIDAVDYHCNGVTSTPTPTPTPTPTPTPTPTPTPTPTPTPTPTPTPTPTPTPTPTPATPTPTPTPTPIPIPTPTPTPTPTATATPTPTPAVTPTPTPTPSPTSTPTPTHTPTPSPTSTPTAIPTATPTATPVPSATPTPTPTPTPTATATPSPPIGQLGNISSRLQVGTGGRVMIAGFIIQGSAPKQVLIRAGGPSLTQFGVPNALANPRLELHDTTNTIARNNDWQTTQIGGVITLDQVAAIQSSGLAPTDPLESAIIATVPPGSYTAIVEGVSAGTGVGIVEVYDLDLTGGSILGNIATRGFVQTGNNVMIGGFILGGTTQNTGIIVRGIGPSLAPFGLSPLLADPTLELRDSNGALLISNDDWQDDPGQAAQLSARGLAPQAPKESGIFVSLPVGAFTAIVAGKNGGSGIGLVEIYNVN